In the Carboxydothermus hydrogenoformans Z-2901 genome, AACCTGAAAAAAGTGTGAAAAAAATTTTGTGGATTTGTGGATAAAACAAGGTTTTTGCTAATTTTTGCTAATAAAAAAAATTTATAAAGAGATTCGTGAAAGCAAAGATTGTGGATAACGAAAAACTCAAGAAAAATTTCTTGACGGGTCTTATCCCATCTTCTATAATTTAGGTGTATCTATAGGGGATATAGGCTTTTTTAGATAGATTAGGAGGTGTGAAAATGAAAAGAACCTACCAACCAAAAAACCGGCGGCGTAAAAGAGTGCACGGCTTCTTAAAGCGGATGCGGACCCCAGGCGGGCGAAATGTAATTAAAAGACGGCGGCTTAAAGGTAGAAAAAGACTTACTGCATAAAGGCCCAACGGGCCTTTATTCTGTATAAGCTTCTCGAATTTGGGAAATCCTTTTAAAAGATGTGCTATGAATAAATGCCGGTTTCTTTCTAAAAACGAAGAATACCGTAATATTTATCAAAATGGCCGTTCCATCGCATCCCGCTACTTTGTTGTTTATTATCTAAAAAATGAGGATGAGAAAAAACTGCCCTCTTTTGGAATTTCGGTAAGTAAAAAAATTGGTAAAGCAGTTGTTCGAAACCGTTTGCGGAGAAGATTAAAAGAAGCTTTAAAAAGGCTTTGCTTTGAATTTTTGCCCGGCTATGATTATGTAATTATACCTCGGTTATCCTTTAAAAATGATGAATTTTCTGTGATTTTAGAACAGCTGTTATATATAATTAAATTAATGAAGCGGTCGATCGATAATGCGTAAAATTATCTTACTTCTTATTCGCTTTTATCAGAAATTTGTATCTCCTATATTAGGCAGTAATTGTCGTTTTTACCCTTCTTGTTCCCAGTATACATATGAAGCTATCGAGCGGTATGGAGTTATCTACGGAAGTTACCTGGGAATTAAAAGAATCCTACGCTGTCATCCTTTTACTCCCGGAGGCTACGATCCGGTACCCGAGAAAAAGCTAAGGAGGTAAAAATGTTTTGCAGCCATTAATTGATGCTATAACCTGGATTTTAAATAACCTTTATTTGTTTACCAAAAGCATAGGAATACCGAGTTATGCCCTGGCTATTATCATGCTTACTATTTTGATAAAAATTATCTTATATCCTTTAAATCATGCTCAAATGAAGTCGATGAAAGTCATGCAAGAACTGCAGCCCAAAATGCAGGAAATTCAAAAAAAATATAAAAATGATCCGCAAAAACAGCAGCAGGCTTTAATGGAACTTTATAAAGAATACGGGGTTAACCCGATGTCCGGTTGTTTACCGATGTTAATTCAATTACCTATTTTAATTGCATTATACCGTGCTCTTTACAATTTTAAGTATTTAAATCCGGCTCATGCTAAATTTTTCTGGATTGCCAATATAAGTCACAAAGACCCGTATTTTATTTTGCCGATACTGGCTGCTCTTACCACTTACATCCAGAGTAGAATGACTATGACATCGGGCAATGACCCCAACCAAAAAGTTATGCTTTATGTTATGCCGCTAATGATTGGCTGGATTGCTATGTCGTTGCCGGCGGGATTGGGTATTTACTGGGTGGTATTAAATATCATGGGCATTATTCAGCAGTATTTCGTCAATCAAAGCACCCACAAGATTGTTGAAAGGGGTACCAAAGAAAATGCGGGAGATTGAGGTTACCGGCAAGACTGTTGAGGAAGCGGTAAGTTTGGGTTTAGAGCAGCTCGGGGTAGATCGATCGCTCGTTGAGATTGAAATTTTGGAGCAACCTTCCAAAGGTATTCTGGGTCTTTTTGGACAGAAACCGGCTAAGGTAAAGCTTACTATTAAAAGTAAGGTTATGGAAAAGGCCAGAAAATTTTTGGATGATGTTATTTCGGCCATGGGTGTTAACGTTGGTTACGAAGTATTAGAGAGGGACGATCATCTTTTAATTAACCTCTATGGCAGTGATGTTGGTATATTAATTGGGTACCGGGGAGAAACTTTGGATGCGTTGCAATATATAACTAATTTAGCTGCCAATAAAAATGAAATAACTCCCCGGCGGATTATTTTAGATGCCCAGGGTTATCGCGAACGACGGGAAAAAACTTTAATCCGCCTTGCTGAAAAAGTGGCGGAAAAGGTTCGGCAAAAAGGACGTCCTTTTGCTTTAGAACCTATGACCCCGCAGGAGAGACGAATCATCCACACCGCTTTACAAAATTTTGAAGGGGTTTATACCTACAGTGAAGGCGAAGACCCAAATCGTAAAGTAATAATAGCACCTAAAAGATAGGCAGGTTTAACACCTGCCTTTTTTCATCGAT is a window encoding:
- the rpmH gene encoding 50S ribosomal protein L34; translated protein: MKRTYQPKNRRRKRVHGFLKRMRTPGGRNVIKRRRLKGRKRLTA
- the rnpA gene encoding ribonuclease P protein component, producing MNKCRFLSKNEEYRNIYQNGRSIASRYFVVYYLKNEDEKKLPSFGISVSKKIGKAVVRNRLRRRLKEALKRLCFEFLPGYDYVIIPRLSFKNDEFSVILEQLLYIIKLMKRSIDNA
- the yidD gene encoding membrane protein insertion efficiency factor YidD produces the protein MRKIILLLIRFYQKFVSPILGSNCRFYPSCSQYTYEAIERYGVIYGSYLGIKRILRCHPFTPGGYDPVPEKKLRR
- the jag gene encoding RNA-binding cell elongation regulator Jag/EloR codes for the protein MREIEVTGKTVEEAVSLGLEQLGVDRSLVEIEILEQPSKGILGLFGQKPAKVKLTIKSKVMEKARKFLDDVISAMGVNVGYEVLERDDHLLINLYGSDVGILIGYRGETLDALQYITNLAANKNEITPRRIILDAQGYRERREKTLIRLAEKVAEKVRQKGRPFALEPMTPQERRIIHTALQNFEGVYTYSEGEDPNRKVIIAPKR
- a CDS encoding YidC/Oxa1 family membrane protein insertase: MQPLIDAITWILNNLYLFTKSIGIPSYALAIIMLTILIKIILYPLNHAQMKSMKVMQELQPKMQEIQKKYKNDPQKQQQALMELYKEYGVNPMSGCLPMLIQLPILIALYRALYNFKYLNPAHAKFFWIANISHKDPYFILPILAALTTYIQSRMTMTSGNDPNQKVMLYVMPLMIGWIAMSLPAGLGIYWVVLNIMGIIQQYFVNQSTHKIVERGTKENAGD